In the Lascolabacillus massiliensis genome, one interval contains:
- a CDS encoding replication-associated recombination protein A, which yields MSTPLAERLRPQSLDEFIGQEHLVGKGAVLRRMIESGRIPSIIFWGPPGVGKTTLANIIANAIKAPFYKLSAINSGVKDVREVIEKAKSTRFFDSAAPILFIDEIHRFSKSQQDSLLNAVETGTVTLIGATTENPSFEVIRPLLSRCQVYVLKSMEKKDLQVLLNRALTEDLILKERKIKVEETDALFRFSGGDARKLMNILELTVATDKEDKEIVITDYLVTERLQENPAAYDKGGEMHYDIISAFIKSIRGSDPDAAIYWLARMVAGGEDPKFIARRLVISAAEDIGLANPNALLLANACFDTLQKIGWPEGRIVLAETTIYLATSPKSNSAYLAIDNAISKVEQTGNLPVPLHLRNAPTSLMKELDYGKDYKYSHDYENNFVKQDYLPKELKNSRFWEPQSSPAEKKLSDWMKKLWGD from the coding sequence GTTTAGATGAATTTATCGGGCAAGAACACTTGGTAGGGAAGGGTGCTGTATTGCGTAGAATGATTGAATCGGGAAGAATACCTTCAATAATTTTCTGGGGACCACCAGGTGTTGGTAAAACTACACTTGCAAATATAATTGCAAATGCAATCAAGGCTCCTTTCTATAAATTAAGTGCAATCAACTCAGGAGTGAAAGATGTGAGAGAGGTTATTGAGAAGGCTAAGAGTACCCGATTCTTTGATTCTGCGGCACCAATTCTATTCATTGATGAGATTCATCGATTCAGTAAATCACAGCAGGATTCACTTCTAAATGCCGTAGAAACGGGTACAGTAACACTTATTGGTGCTACTACAGAAAATCCTTCATTCGAAGTTATCAGACCTCTTCTTTCACGTTGTCAAGTATATGTGCTCAAATCTATGGAGAAAAAAGATCTTCAGGTTTTACTAAACAGAGCACTTACAGAGGATTTGATTCTGAAGGAGAGGAAAATAAAAGTTGAAGAGACTGATGCTTTATTTCGCTTCTCAGGGGGTGATGCACGCAAGTTGATGAATATCTTGGAACTTACAGTAGCCACTGATAAGGAAGATAAGGAGATTGTAATTACAGACTATCTGGTAACAGAGCGTCTGCAGGAGAATCCCGCAGCTTATGACAAAGGGGGAGAGATGCATTATGATATCATCTCAGCTTTCATTAAATCGATCAGAGGGAGTGACCCAGATGCCGCAATATATTGGCTTGCGAGGATGGTTGCAGGAGGGGAAGATCCAAAGTTCATAGCAAGACGGCTGGTTATCTCTGCCGCTGAAGATATTGGTCTGGCCAATCCCAATGCACTTCTTCTAGCAAATGCATGCTTTGATACGCTGCAGAAAATAGGCTGGCCTGAAGGACGCATTGTGCTTGCTGAGACCACTATCTATCTTGCCACGTCACCCAAAAGCAATTCTGCATATCTGGCAATTGATAATGCTATTTCCAAGGTTGAACAGACCGGTAATCTACCTGTACCGCTTCACCTTCGCAATGCACCAACCTCTCTGATGAAGGAGCTTGATTACGGCAAAGACTATAAATACTCACACGATTATGAGAATAATTTTGTAAAACAGGACTATCTGCCTAAAGAGTTGAAGAACAGCAGATTTTGGGAACCGCAATCTTCTCCTGCCGAGAAAAAGCTGAGTGACTGGATGAAAAAGCTGTGGGGTGATTAA
- a CDS encoding putative LPS assembly protein LptD, producing MAIFYQCSSVRNSSIAEIAIPEILPDTTVKIAQVKIPEPIVTDSITEELNTTVISTDSIEDLSETIELSGDSLQLPSAIVDDSTQLAQDAAVAREDSLALAGKQTLDAPVYYTAQDSMVFTNDNMGFLYGKADIKYGEMAITGEKITMDLDSSIISSTFGVDSLGVEFGFPVFTEGGTEYEMKGVRYNFETRKAFIHNVITQQGEGHIVANEAKKNADNSFYMRNAKYTTCDNHDHPHFYLNLSKAKVRPEKDVVTGPAWLVVADVPLFPVVLPFAFFPFTSTYSSGIIMPSYGDEMTRGFYLQNGGYYLALSDYVDLAITGEIYTKGSWGLGTRSNYRKRYKYSGNVNVYYLNTVTGEKELKEVVPEAYSVAKDLRINWTHSQDPKANMYRTLSASVNFSTSRNNHHDLSRLYSREASNNTKSSSVNLTQRFPDSPWSLSATMNINQVSRDSTIAATMPNISINMSRIYPFKRKNAVGSEKWFEKISMSYTGEFRNSITTKEDRFLKSNLVRDWTNGMRHNIPISATFTLFDFIQVSPSFNYSERWYSGQYKQAWDPIARRHVDVDTIHGFNRVYDYSTSLSAQTKLYGMYTPWKIFGDKIQAIRHVFSPAISFNYRPDFGDPRYGFYETYTFKNEFGEDVEYTYSPYSKMMFGTASSGKSGSIGFDFKNNVEMKIRSDRDSTGVRKISLIDDLGINFNYNMMADSMKWSDINTNLRLKLSKSYTLSLNMIWDPYTYEVDQNNRPVRVDKLRILNGKGFGKLRSTGTSFSYSLNQDTFKKLFNRDDSDSGDDESNPNENQLPDDGTIGENPYETPGRTNMFDNSDSSLGEFDEDGYLKNSVNWNLSFNYSLRYGYGDFDIDKKEYKGALTHNFGLSGSIQPTKNWNLTFNTDYNFDLKKFTNVNCTLTRNLHCWTMSASFIPIGPYKSYNFTIRANSSMLQDLKYEQRSSPYDRGMAWY from the coding sequence TTGGCAATTTTTTATCAATGCTCTTCGGTTAGAAATTCAAGCATTGCTGAGATTGCTATACCAGAAATTTTGCCCGACACAACGGTTAAAATAGCACAAGTAAAAATACCTGAACCAATTGTAACCGACTCAATTACAGAAGAGTTAAACACTACTGTTATATCTACAGACAGTATAGAAGATTTATCTGAAACAATAGAATTATCCGGTGATAGTTTGCAATTACCGTCTGCAATAGTTGATGACTCTACTCAATTAGCTCAGGATGCGGCAGTTGCCAGAGAAGACTCTCTTGCTTTGGCCGGAAAACAGACACTCGATGCTCCTGTTTATTATACTGCACAGGATTCCATGGTATTTACAAATGATAATATGGGATTTCTTTATGGTAAGGCAGATATTAAATATGGGGAAATGGCTATAACCGGGGAAAAAATCACAATGGATCTCGATAGTAGTATTATTTCATCCACTTTTGGAGTTGACTCACTAGGTGTCGAATTTGGTTTTCCTGTTTTTACAGAGGGTGGCACAGAGTATGAGATGAAAGGTGTCCGCTATAATTTTGAGACCAGGAAAGCATTTATTCACAACGTCATAACTCAACAAGGAGAAGGTCATATTGTTGCAAATGAGGCAAAGAAAAATGCTGACAACTCATTCTATATGAGAAACGCCAAATATACCACCTGCGACAATCATGATCACCCTCATTTCTATCTGAATCTGTCAAAAGCAAAAGTAAGGCCTGAAAAAGATGTTGTGACAGGTCCCGCCTGGCTTGTAGTAGCAGATGTGCCCCTGTTTCCGGTTGTATTGCCTTTTGCTTTCTTCCCATTCACCTCTACATATTCATCAGGAATTATAATGCCGAGTTATGGAGATGAGATGACAAGAGGTTTCTATCTTCAGAATGGCGGGTATTATCTGGCTTTAAGCGATTATGTGGACCTTGCAATAACAGGTGAGATATACACTAAAGGTTCATGGGGTTTAGGAACCAGGTCAAACTACCGCAAAAGATATAAATACTCAGGCAATGTAAATGTTTACTACCTGAATACTGTTACAGGTGAAAAAGAACTTAAAGAAGTTGTACCGGAGGCGTACTCAGTGGCTAAAGATTTACGAATAAACTGGACACACTCGCAGGATCCTAAGGCAAACATGTACAGAACACTGTCAGCAAGCGTAAACTTCTCTACCAGTCGTAACAATCACCACGATTTGAGTCGTCTCTACTCACGTGAAGCTTCAAATAACACTAAAAGCTCAAGTGTTAATCTCACCCAGCGTTTTCCTGATTCCCCCTGGAGCCTATCTGCAACAATGAATATCAACCAGGTATCGCGTGACTCTACAATAGCTGCCACAATGCCTAACATATCCATCAATATGAGTCGCATCTATCCCTTCAAGAGAAAAAATGCTGTTGGGAGTGAAAAGTGGTTCGAGAAGATATCAATGAGCTATACTGGTGAGTTCCGAAATTCAATTACCACTAAAGAGGATAGGTTTTTAAAATCAAATTTAGTGCGTGACTGGACTAATGGCATGCGTCACAATATACCAATCAGTGCAACATTTACTCTGTTTGATTTTATTCAGGTTTCCCCATCTTTTAATTACTCTGAGAGGTGGTATTCAGGCCAATATAAACAGGCTTGGGATCCAATTGCAAGAAGGCATGTGGATGTAGATACAATCCATGGGTTTAATCGTGTGTATGACTATAGTACTTCACTAAGTGCACAGACTAAACTTTATGGTATGTACACTCCATGGAAGATATTTGGAGACAAGATTCAGGCGATCAGACATGTATTTTCTCCTGCAATTAGTTTTAATTATCGTCCCGACTTTGGTGATCCCAGATATGGGTTTTATGAGACTTATACTTTTAAAAATGAGTTTGGAGAAGATGTTGAGTATACATATTCTCCATATTCTAAAATGATGTTTGGTACCGCCTCCAGCGGAAAGAGCGGAAGCATCGGCTTCGACTTCAAGAATAATGTTGAAATGAAAATCAGATCTGACAGAGACTCCACCGGGGTAAGGAAAATAAGTTTGATAGACGATCTGGGTATAAATTTTAACTATAATATGATGGCCGACTCCATGAAATGGAGTGATATCAACACAAACTTGCGTCTGAAACTTTCCAAATCGTATACACTCAGCCTGAATATGATCTGGGATCCATACACATATGAGGTTGACCAAAACAACCGACCTGTTAGAGTTGACAAGCTTAGAATTCTGAATGGTAAAGGTTTTGGAAAACTCAGAAGTACCGGTACCTCATTTTCTTACTCACTTAATCAGGATACATTCAAGAAACTGTTCAACAGGGATGATTCAGATAGTGGAGATGATGAAAGTAATCCTAATGAAAATCAACTGCCGGATGATGGTACAATTGGTGAAAACCCGTATGAAACTCCTGGTAGGACTAATATGTTTGATAATAGTGACAGTTCTTTGGGAGAGTTTGATGAAGATGGTTATCTGAAGAACTCCGTAAACTGGAACCTCTCTTTCAATTATTCATTAAGGTATGGTTACGGAGATTTTGATATTGACAAGAAGGAGTATAAAGGTGCGCTAACCCATAATTTTGGTTTGAGTGGCTCAATACAGCCAACAAAAAACTGGAATCTCACATTTAATACCGACTATAATTTCGATTTAAAAAAGTTCACTAATGTAAACTGTACACTAACACGTAATCTACACTGCTGGACTATGTCGGCAAGCTTCATTCCTATAGGGCCTTATAAATCCTACAACTTCACTATCCGTGCCAACTCATCAATGTTGCAGGATCTGAAGTATGAACAAAGAAGTTCGCCATACGACAGGGGAATGGCATGGTATTAA
- the thrC gene encoding threonine synthase: MLYYSTKNRDIKASLQEAVVYGLAPDRGLYMPEQIPQLPDTFFKEISGKNLQEIAAIVAYAFFGDDIDKDSLNQIVANSLNFEIPLKEIEKDIYVLELFHGPTFAFKDVGARFMARMLSFFVNERKQDDVKVLVATSGDTGSAVANGFLGVEGIQVFVLYPSGKVSEMQEAQFTTLGQNIVALEIDGTFDDCQALVKSAFMDEELNIQFNLTSANSINVARFLPQSFYYFYAFAQLAKIFDSAETVFSVPSGNLGNLTAGLFAKQMGLPVKRFIAANNLNDVFFEFLNTGEYKPRPSVQTIANAMDVGAPSNFERILDLYGGSHEKISREIKGFSYNDSQIENTISSLYKRSGYLLDPHSACAYRALTEGKEPGEKGIFLATAHPAKFKDSVERCIDSEIVIPEDLEKFTKKQKHSFSIQNNFNIFKKALINLT; this comes from the coding sequence ATGTTATACTATAGTACTAAAAACAGGGATATTAAAGCTAGTCTGCAGGAGGCTGTAGTATATGGATTAGCCCCTGATAGAGGTTTATATATGCCCGAGCAGATACCTCAGCTGCCTGACACATTCTTCAAAGAGATATCGGGAAAGAATCTGCAGGAGATAGCAGCAATAGTTGCTTATGCATTTTTTGGTGACGACATTGATAAGGATAGCTTAAACCAGATAGTTGCAAATTCACTGAATTTTGAAATTCCTCTTAAAGAGATTGAAAAAGATATTTATGTACTGGAGCTGTTTCATGGACCTACTTTCGCATTTAAGGATGTAGGTGCACGATTTATGGCTCGTATGCTATCTTTTTTTGTAAATGAGCGTAAACAGGATGATGTAAAAGTGTTGGTTGCAACCTCAGGTGATACCGGTAGTGCTGTAGCTAATGGTTTTCTGGGAGTTGAAGGTATTCAGGTATTTGTACTATACCCATCGGGCAAGGTGAGTGAAATGCAGGAAGCACAATTTACTACTCTTGGTCAGAACATTGTTGCCCTTGAAATTGATGGAACATTTGATGACTGTCAAGCATTGGTAAAATCGGCTTTTATGGACGAAGAACTGAATATTCAGTTTAATCTTACATCTGCAAACTCGATTAATGTTGCACGTTTTCTACCACAATCTTTTTATTACTTTTATGCATTTGCTCAATTAGCTAAAATTTTTGATTCTGCAGAAACTGTCTTTTCTGTACCCAGTGGAAACTTGGGAAACCTGACTGCGGGGCTGTTTGCAAAACAGATGGGACTGCCTGTTAAACGATTTATTGCAGCAAATAACCTTAATGATGTGTTCTTTGAATTCCTGAATACAGGGGAGTATAAGCCGAGACCATCTGTGCAAACCATTGCAAATGCTATGGATGTAGGAGCTCCAAGTAATTTCGAAAGAATCCTTGATTTGTATGGTGGATCTCATGAGAAAATAAGTCGTGAGATTAAAGGATTCAGCTATAATGACAGTCAGATTGAAAATACAATAAGCAGTTTGTATAAAAGGAGCGGTTATCTGCTTGATCCACATTCAGCATGTGCTTACAGGGCATTGACTGAAGGCAAGGAGCCGGGGGAAAAGGGTATCTTTCTCGCAACAGCACATCCTGCAAAATTTAAGGATTCGGTAGAGAGATGCATTGATTCAGAAATTGTAATTCCTGAAGATCTTGAGAAGTTCACAAAGAAACAAAAACATTCATTTTCAATCCAAAATAACTTCAATATTTTTAAAAAGGCGCTAATAAACCTGACTTAA
- a CDS encoding cofactor-independent phosphoglycerate mutase, producing MKYIIILGDGMSDEPIAELGNKTPLQAAQTPYMDNLASKGKNGLLDTVPDGFSPGSEIANLSVLGYDIPSVYEGRGVLEAASMGVDILSDELAMRCNLVCIDGELLKNHSAGHISTAEATELIHTLNEKIGNDRFSFHPGVSYRHVLKIKGGNKNIICTPPHDIPEKPYRPYLIKPGETGAEYTAEALNKLIYASREVLSDHPINLKRVAEGKDPANSIWPWSPGYRPKMKRLTEMFPIKRGAVISAVDLIRGIGVYAGLEVIMVEGATGLYDTNYEGKAAAALEALKQNDFVYLHIEASDEAGHEGDVALKVKTIEYLDSRIVKPIYEEIKNWEEPVTIAILPDHPTPCAIRTHTREAVPFLIWHRDVQPDRVQTYDELAAKDGSYGLLYGDQFMKTIFNINL from the coding sequence ATGAAATACATAATAATTCTTGGAGACGGAATGTCTGACGAGCCGATTGCTGAACTTGGTAATAAAACACCACTGCAGGCAGCTCAGACTCCATACATGGATAATCTTGCCTCTAAAGGGAAAAACGGCTTGCTTGATACAGTGCCTGATGGCTTTTCTCCAGGAAGTGAGATTGCAAATCTCTCTGTTTTAGGCTATGATATACCCTCTGTATATGAGGGGCGCGGGGTACTCGAAGCGGCTAGTATGGGAGTGGATATTTTATCGGACGAATTAGCAATGAGATGTAATCTGGTATGCATTGATGGGGAATTGCTGAAAAATCATTCTGCGGGACATATATCTACAGCTGAAGCAACAGAGCTTATACATACCCTTAATGAGAAGATTGGTAATGACCGGTTTAGTTTTCACCCAGGTGTTTCATACAGGCATGTTCTGAAAATCAAAGGAGGTAATAAAAACATTATTTGCACACCTCCTCATGATATACCTGAAAAGCCATATCGACCTTACCTCATTAAACCGGGTGAAACTGGTGCTGAATATACTGCAGAAGCATTAAATAAACTTATTTATGCATCAAGAGAAGTATTATCTGATCATCCAATTAACTTAAAAAGAGTTGCTGAAGGAAAAGATCCTGCCAACTCAATATGGCCATGGTCGCCAGGCTATCGTCCTAAGATGAAGAGGTTGACAGAAATGTTCCCAATAAAAAGAGGAGCTGTTATTTCGGCGGTTGATCTTATACGTGGGATTGGTGTTTATGCCGGACTGGAAGTAATAATGGTGGAGGGGGCAACCGGTTTGTACGACACTAATTACGAGGGTAAAGCAGCTGCCGCTCTCGAAGCTTTAAAACAGAATGATTTTGTTTATCTTCATATTGAGGCCAGCGATGAGGCAGGCCATGAGGGTGATGTAGCACTGAAAGTAAAAACAATAGAGTATCTGGATTCACGTATTGTTAAACCAATTTATGAGGAAATCAAAAACTGGGAAGAGCCTGTAACAATAGCTATTTTACCAGATCACCCCACCCCATGTGCAATACGCACACATACACGTGAAGCCGTTCCTTTTCTCATTTGGCACAGAGATGTACAACCTGATAGGGTACAAACATATGATGAGCTTGCTGCTAAAGATGGGAGTTATGGTTTATTGTATGGCGACCAGTTCATGAAAACTATATTTAATATTAATTTATGA
- the thrA gene encoding bifunctional aspartate kinase/homoserine dehydrogenase I translates to MKVMKFGGTSVGSPESLQQVKSIIINEEEPVIVVVSALDGVTDRLLLAADFALNGNSGYKTLLDELIERHRTVIENLNFSEKDKNPLIEKTEQLFDELQNILRGVFLIGDLSQKTSDKIVSYGERLSSLILNRLIEGSQLYDSTKFIKTNRQFKNHIPDLSRSNELIRKTFSEMPPPRIAVVPGFISSSIDDDDITNLGRGGSDYTAAMIAAAMDATMLEIWTDVNGFMTADPKIINSAYVIDELSFIEAIELSNFGAKVIYPPTIFPVYHKNIPIYVRNTFHPEEKGTLIRDIKPTKNGKIIKGISSINDTALITIQGLGMVGVIGVNKRIFSALADNGISVFIVSQASSENSTSIGVRSQDAALSQKVLNKEFAYEISMGSINEIIVEYDLATIAIVGQNMKHVPGIAGKFFGALGRNGISIVALAQGAGETNISCVISKSDLRKSLNVVHDSFFLSPYQELNLFVVGTGTVGGKLLEQIRKQQSTLKEQNKLRINIVGIANGRKALFNRGGIPLENYYETLMDKGAKSSPDYIRDEILKMNIFNSVFVDCTASPAIAELYGELMSRNISVVTANKIAASSDYQNYSYLKETSRKAGVKFLFETNVGAGLPIINTMNSLINSGDRIVKLEAVLSGTLNFIFNTFSEEIPFSKAVRMAVDAQFAEPDPRIDLSGLDVIRKLVILSREAGAKINQSDVKKRLFVPENYFKGTLEEFWKTVPELDETFELRRKELDKQGKKLRFVASYDNGACEVGLREVESGHPFYDLEGSNNIIMITTERYNEYPMVIKGYGAGASVTAAGVFSDIISIANIR, encoded by the coding sequence ATGAAAGTTATGAAGTTCGGTGGGACATCGGTAGGAAGTCCCGAAAGTTTACAACAAGTTAAAAGTATAATTATAAATGAGGAAGAGCCGGTTATAGTAGTAGTTTCGGCACTTGACGGTGTAACAGACAGATTGTTGCTTGCTGCAGATTTTGCGCTAAATGGCAATTCAGGTTATAAAACACTGCTAGACGAATTAATTGAAAGACACCGTACTGTTATAGAGAATTTAAACTTCTCTGAAAAAGACAAAAATCCACTTATAGAAAAAACAGAACAGCTGTTTGATGAATTGCAGAATATTCTGAGAGGAGTATTTCTGATTGGAGACCTATCACAGAAGACATCAGACAAGATAGTGAGCTACGGAGAGCGTTTGTCATCGCTAATTCTAAACAGACTTATCGAGGGATCGCAACTGTATGATTCAACTAAGTTTATTAAAACCAACAGACAGTTTAAAAATCACATCCCAGATTTAAGTCGCTCCAATGAACTGATCCGGAAAACTTTTTCTGAGATGCCTCCTCCCAGAATAGCTGTTGTTCCAGGATTTATTTCATCAAGTATTGACGATGATGATATAACTAATCTTGGCAGAGGTGGTTCAGATTATACTGCTGCAATGATTGCTGCAGCTATGGATGCAACTATGCTTGAAATATGGACTGATGTGAATGGTTTCATGACAGCTGATCCAAAAATTATTAATTCTGCATATGTAATTGATGAACTTTCGTTTATCGAGGCAATAGAACTATCAAACTTTGGGGCAAAAGTTATTTATCCCCCTACAATTTTCCCTGTTTATCATAAGAATATTCCGATCTATGTAAGAAACACTTTCCACCCGGAAGAGAAAGGCACATTAATTAGAGATATTAAGCCTACTAAAAATGGAAAAATAATCAAAGGCATCTCATCTATAAATGATACTGCGCTGATTACTATTCAGGGACTTGGCATGGTTGGTGTTATAGGTGTCAATAAGCGTATCTTTTCTGCTTTGGCTGATAATGGCATAAGTGTGTTCATCGTTTCTCAGGCTTCATCAGAAAACAGCACCTCTATAGGTGTAAGATCACAGGATGCAGCACTGTCTCAGAAAGTACTGAACAAAGAGTTTGCTTACGAGATATCTATGGGCAGTATCAATGAGATTATCGTAGAGTATGATCTGGCAACAATAGCAATTGTTGGTCAGAACATGAAGCATGTACCCGGTATTGCCGGTAAATTCTTTGGTGCTTTAGGAAGAAACGGGATTAGTATAGTTGCACTTGCCCAGGGAGCAGGAGAAACAAATATTTCATGTGTTATTTCGAAGTCCGATCTTAGAAAGTCTCTGAATGTTGTCCATGACTCATTTTTCCTGTCTCCATATCAGGAACTTAACCTATTTGTAGTAGGTACAGGAACTGTTGGTGGCAAGCTACTGGAACAGATACGTAAGCAACAATCTACACTTAAAGAACAGAACAAATTAAGAATAAATATTGTTGGAATAGCAAACGGTCGAAAAGCTCTCTTTAACAGGGGAGGAATACCTTTGGAGAATTATTACGAAACATTAATGGATAAAGGCGCTAAGAGTTCACCTGATTATATTCGTGATGAGATTCTTAAAATGAATATATTCAATTCAGTATTTGTTGATTGTACTGCCAGCCCGGCTATTGCCGAACTTTATGGTGAGTTGATGTCCAGGAACATATCTGTGGTGACAGCCAATAAAATAGCAGCATCATCGGATTATCAAAACTATAGTTATCTGAAGGAGACATCACGCAAAGCGGGTGTCAAGTTCCTTTTTGAAACAAATGTGGGAGCAGGTTTACCTATAATCAACACTATGAATTCTCTGATAAATTCAGGGGACAGGATAGTAAAACTGGAAGCTGTACTTTCAGGCACTCTCAACTTTATATTCAACACCTTCAGCGAAGAGATCCCTTTTAGCAAAGCTGTTAGAATGGCAGTTGATGCTCAGTTTGCAGAACCTGATCCCCGTATTGATTTAAGCGGACTCGACGTTATTCGTAAACTGGTAATTCTTTCACGTGAGGCAGGTGCAAAGATTAATCAGTCTGATGTTAAGAAAAGATTGTTTGTACCTGAGAACTATTTTAAGGGTACACTTGAAGAGTTCTGGAAAACTGTTCCTGAACTGGATGAAACTTTTGAATTACGTCGTAAAGAGCTTGATAAACAGGGTAAGAAGCTACGGTTTGTTGCCTCTTATGATAATGGAGCCTGCGAGGTGGGATTGCGTGAAGTCGAGAGTGGTCACCCATTTTATGACCTGGAAGGAAGTAATAATATTATAATGATTACTACTGAAAGGTACAATGAATACCCAATGGTTATTAAAGGTTATGGTGCCGGAGCAAGTGTTACGGCAGCCGGTGTCTTCTCTGATATAATATCGATTGCAAATATTCGATAA
- a CDS encoding family 43 glycosylhydrolase, producing the protein MKKLLILTAFLSISVAMFSQGVTYFDNPVNRGDFADPTIIKVGDTFYVTATSSEWAPHFPLFTSTDLINWEQVGHILNEKPQWTSHSFWAPELYYMNNKMFCYYTARRKSDNVSYIGVATSGGTSLDFEDHGPIIEYGTEAIDPFVYNDNGNLYITWKAYGLDNRPIELLGSRLSEDGLKLEGEIFSLLKDEGIGLEGQYHFKHGEFYYIIYSAKSCCGPGSDYDVRVARSTSFFGPYEKYSDNPILYGDGTDYISCGHGTVVETDDGRLFYYSHGYQSGDNFFLGRQHILHELQITEDGWLKFKTGRVAVNRHQVPFAGTIQKGVSDFRDDFNSKELNVSWTWNFPYSDINTEIKNGRLILSGNMTEGNENGTALCLRPQTIRYNYITKVSNVNDSFKGLTMYGDDKNMVAIGIKNNNIEVRSVSDGKSSTHYSKSIDIAEPHLKIEVERGRLLRFYYSLNGENWITATDSVFDASHLVRWDRVARPGLIHIGDGNNPAEYDYFELNNL; encoded by the coding sequence ATGAAGAAACTACTTATTTTAACTGCATTCTTATCGATATCAGTGGCTATGTTTTCGCAGGGTGTCACCTATTTTGATAATCCTGTTAATCGTGGTGATTTTGCTGATCCCACTATAATAAAGGTTGGAGACACTTTTTATGTAACAGCAACATCATCGGAGTGGGCACCCCACTTTCCGTTATTCACCTCCACTGATCTGATAAACTGGGAACAGGTTGGTCATATCCTGAATGAGAAACCTCAGTGGACATCTCACTCCTTCTGGGCTCCTGAGCTTTATTATATGAATAACAAAATGTTCTGTTATTATACAGCACGAAGGAAGTCAGACAATGTTTCTTACATAGGTGTCGCCACATCTGGAGGAACCTCATTGGATTTTGAAGACCATGGTCCTATTATTGAATATGGAACAGAAGCCATAGACCCTTTTGTCTATAATGATAATGGCAATTTGTACATTACCTGGAAAGCATATGGACTTGACAACCGGCCAATCGAACTTCTTGGCAGCCGGTTATCAGAGGATGGACTTAAACTTGAAGGTGAGATATTCTCTCTTTTAAAAGATGAGGGAATAGGACTAGAAGGTCAATATCATTTCAAACATGGTGAATTCTATTATATAATTTATTCTGCAAAAAGCTGTTGTGGTCCCGGAAGCGATTATGATGTAAGGGTAGCCAGATCAACCAGCTTCTTCGGTCCTTATGAGAAATACTCAGATAACCCAATACTTTACGGTGATGGAACTGACTATATTTCTTGTGGACATGGTACGGTAGTTGAGACAGACGATGGACGATTATTCTATTATAGTCACGGCTATCAGTCGGGAGACAACTTTTTTCTCGGAAGGCAGCACATCCTGCATGAGTTGCAAATAACAGAAGATGGATGGCTAAAGTTCAAAACAGGTAGAGTTGCAGTCAACCGTCATCAAGTACCCTTTGCCGGAACAATACAAAAGGGAGTTTCAGATTTCAGGGATGATTTCAATTCAAAGGAGCTAAATGTTAGCTGGACATGGAATTTTCCTTATTCAGACATAAATACTGAAATTAAAAATGGCAGACTGATACTTTCAGGCAATATGACAGAAGGGAATGAGAATGGTACAGCTCTCTGTTTAAGGCCACAAACTATCCGCTACAACTACATCACTAAGGTGAGTAATGTTAATGATAGCTTTAAAGGACTCACAATGTATGGTGATGATAAGAATATGGTTGCAATAGGTATAAAGAACAACAATATAGAGGTTAGATCTGTAAGTGATGGTAAAAGTTCAACCCATTACAGTAAAAGTATAGATATAGCAGAACCACATTTAAAAATAGAGGTTGAAAGAGGTCGCTTACTCCGATTCTATTATAGTTTAAATGGGGAGAACTGGATTACTGCAACTGATTCTGTTTTCGATGCCTCGCATCTTGTCAGGTGGGACAGAGTGGCAAGACCCGGTTTGATTCATATAGGAGATGGAAATAATCCTGCAGAGTACGACTATTTTGAATTGAATAATCTATAG